A part of Gambusia affinis linkage group LG19, SWU_Gaff_1.0, whole genome shotgun sequence genomic DNA contains:
- the arf2a gene encoding ADP-ribosylation factor 2a: MGNFSSLFKGLFGKKEMRILMVGLDAAGKTTILYKLKLGEIVTTIPTIGFNVETVEFKNISFTVWDVGGQDKIRPLWRHYFQNTQGLIFVVDSNDRERVGEAKEELMRMLAEDELRDAVLLVFANKQDLPNAMNAAEITDKLSLHSLRHRNWYIQATCATSGDGLYEGLDWLSSQLRNAK; this comes from the exons ATGGGGAACTTTTCCAGCCTCTTTAAGGGACTGTTTGGAAAGAAAGAGATGCGAATTCTGATGGTTGGACTAGATGCTGCCGGTAAGACCACCATCCTGTACAAGCTCAAACTGGGAGAAATTGTTACCACCATTCCTACCATCG GTTTTAATGTTGAGACTGTAGAATTCAAGAATATCAGTTTTACGGTTTGGGATGTTGGTGGTCAGGACAAGATCCGGCCCCTCTGGAGGCATTACTTCCAGAACACACAAG GCCTTATCTTTGTAGTGGACAGTAATGACAGGGAACGAGTGGGTGAAGCAAAGGAGGAGCTGATGCGAATGCTGGCAGAAGATGAACTGAGGGATGCCGTGCTGCTTGTGTTTGCTAATAAACAG GATTTGCCGAACGCCATGAACGCAGCTGAGATCACTGACAAGCTGAGCCTTCACTCTCTCCGTCACCGTAACTGGTACATCCAGGCCACATGCGCTACCAGTGGAGATGGGCTGTACGAGGGTCTGGACTGGCTTTCGAGCCAGCTACGGAACGCAAAGTGA
- the wnt9b gene encoding protein Wnt-9b, with translation MRSRLPGTACLLRTIGLCILLSNTAAYFGLTGREPLVLLPGPFSNEAPSGKAHLKQCEQMSLTRRQKRMCRREPGLAETLRESVRLGQLECRYQFRNERWNCTLDGRGSLLKRAFKETAFLLAVSSAALTHALAKACSSGRMERCTCDDSPGIQHREAWQWGVCGDNLKYSTKFLKKFLGQKRVSKDLRAQVDAHNINVGIRAVKSGLKTTCKCHGVSGSCAVRTCWKQLSPFHDTGRLLKYRYDNAVRVLSVTNAATGETELAGPKRHGQSPRNTDLVYLEDSPSFCRPSRYSPGTGGRSCTKDTSCQSLCCGRGYNTAMRLTSLSCHCQVRWCCHVECQTCVREEEVYTCKNA, from the exons ATGCGCTCCAGGCTCCCAGGGACCGCCTGCCTATTGCGAACCATTGGACTTTGCATCCTCCTCTCGAACACTGCAGCTTACTTTGG GCTGACAGGCCGAGAGCCATTGGTGCTTTTACCAGGTCCATTTTCCAATGAAGCTCCATCGGGGAAGGCCCACCTGAAGCAGTGCGAGCAGATGAGTCTGACCAGGCGGCAGAAGAGGATGTGCCGCAGAGAGCCCGGTTTAGCCGAGACGCTCCGGGAGTCGGTGCGCCTCGGCCAGTTGGAGTGTCGCTATCAATTCAGAAACGAGCGCTGGAACTGCACCTTGGATGGCCGAGGAAGCCTCTTAAAAAGAG CATTTAAGGAGACTGCCTTCCTTCTGGCTGTGTCCTCCGCTGCACTAACCCATGCACTCGCCAAAGCTTGCAGCTCAGGCCGGATGGAGAGGTGCACATGTGATGACTCCCCCGGGATCCAGCACAGAGAAGCGTGGCAATGGGGGGTCTGTGGAGACAACCTGAAATACAGCACCAAGTTCCTCAAAAAGTTCCTCGGCCAAAAGAGGGTCAGCAAAGACCTTAGGGCGCAGGTCGATGCTCACAACATCAACGTTGGTATCCGG GCAGTGAAGAGTGGGCTGAAAACAACCTGCAAATGTCATGGAGTCTCCGGCTCCTGTGCCGTACGGACTTGCTGGAAGCAGCTGTCCCCTTTCCATGACACTGGGCGGCTGCTGAAGTATAGATACGACAACGCCGTGAGAGTGTTGAGCGTCACCAATGCGGCCACAGGAGAGACTGAGCTCGCGGGGCCCAAACGCCATGGCCAGAGCCCCAGGAACACTGACCTGGTCTACCTGGAGGACTCCCCCAGCTTCTGCAGGCCCTCCCGCTACTCGCCGGGCACGGGGGGCCGGTCGTGCACCAAAGACACAAGCTGTCAGAGTCTGTGCTGTGGACGCGGCTACAACACGGCCATGCGGCTCACCAGCCTGTCCTGCCACTGCCAGGTGCGCTGGTGCTGCCATGTGGAATGCCAGACGTGCGTGAGGGAAGAGGAGGTGTACACCTGCAAGAatgcataa